The DNA region CGCCTCCTACGAGGCGTGGCAGCGCAAGTACAACACCGAGCACCACAAGGGCTGGAGCGGCGACGCGCTCAAGTGGCCGCCGGGGAAGGAGACCTGGGACGCGCTGCACGTCCCCAACGTCTGAGCGGCGCCGTCCGGCCGGCCCGCCGCACGGGTGACGCCGCGTCCGGGCCCGTTAGCCGGGCCGGGACGCGGGAAAAGCGCTGACCATGGAGCCGATCGAGGCGCTGGAGCGGATCGCGTTCCTGCTGGAACGGACCGGGGCGCCCACCTACCGCGTGCGCGCCTTCCGCAACGCCGCCGCGGTGCTCGCCGCGCTGCCGCGGGCCGAGCGGCGGGCGCGCGCCCGCGACGGCTCCCTCACCCGGCTGAAGGGCATCGGCGCCACCACCGGCCGGGTGATCGCCGAGGCAGAGGCCGGCCGGGTCCCGGGCTACCTGGCCGACCTGGAGGAACAGGCCCGCACCCCGCTCGCCGAGGGCGGCCGGGAGCTGCAGGCGGCGCTGCGCGGCGACTGCCACGTGCACTCCGACTGGTCGGACGGCGGCAGTCCGATCGAGGTGATGGCGCGCACCGCCCGCGACACCGTCGGCCACGAGTGGACGGTGCTCACCGACCACAGCCCGCGGCTGAAGATCGCCCGCGGCCTGACCGCCGACCGGCTGCTGCGCCAGCTCGACGAGGTCGAGCGGATCAACGCCGAGCTCGCCCCCTTCCGGCTGCTCACCGGGATCGAGTGCGACATCCTCCCGGACGGCTCGCTCGACCAGCGCGACGACCTGCTCGACCGGCTGGACGTGGTGGTCGCCTCCGCCCACTCCGAACTGCGCATGGCCGCGCCCGCCTTCACCCGCCGCCTGGTGGCCGCCGTCTCCAACCCGCTGGTCGACGTGCTCGGCCACTGCACCGGCCGGCTCATCGGCGAACGCACCCGGCCCGAGTCGGCCTTCGACGCCGGGGAGGTCTTCGCCGCCTGCGCCCGGGCCGGCGTCGCGGTGGAGCTGAACAGCAGCCCGCACCGGCTCGACCCGCCGCGCCGGCTGCTGGACCTGGCCCGCGACGCGGGCACGCTCTTCGCCGTCGACAGCGACGCGCACGCCCCGGGCCAGCTGGACTGGCAGATCCACGGCTGCGCCCGCGCGGAGGCGGCCGGCATCCCCGCCGAGCGCGTCGTCACCACCTGGAGCGCCGACCGCCTGCTGGAGTGGACCCGGCACCGCCGTGTCCGATGACCTCCAGCGCGGCGCGCACCAGCGACGCGTTGTCCGGCGCCGGAGCGCCGTCCGGCAGCGTCAGCACGTCCTCCAGGCCGATCCTGGTGTCCAGTCCCCGCTCGGCGGCCAGCCCCAGCACCGGCCACGCGCCGCCGTCCTCGCCGTGCAGCAGCACCGGCACACCGCGGAGTCCCCGCCTCCCCGACCCGCCGCGCCGCGCCCCGGCCCCG from Actinacidiphila sp. DG2A-62 includes:
- a CDS encoding PHP domain-containing protein, producing MEPIEALERIAFLLERTGAPTYRVRAFRNAAAVLAALPRAERRARARDGSLTRLKGIGATTGRVIAEAEAGRVPGYLADLEEQARTPLAEGGRELQAALRGDCHVHSDWSDGGSPIEVMARTARDTVGHEWTVLTDHSPRLKIARGLTADRLLRQLDEVERINAELAPFRLLTGIECDILPDGSLDQRDDLLDRLDVVVASAHSELRMAAPAFTRRLVAAVSNPLVDVLGHCTGRLIGERTRPESAFDAGEVFAACARAGVAVELNSSPHRLDPPRRLLDLARDAGTLFAVDSDAHAPGQLDWQIHGCARAEAAGIPAERVVTTWSADRLLEWTRHRRVR